CGGGAACCGACGGGTCCAACGGCCGCCACGTCGACCCGCCGCGAGCGAGGGAATCTCGCGACCGGCCCGATCGGTTCCGATCGCGGCTCGTGCCCGTGTGACGGGCACACGCGCCGACACGACACGACCGAAATGACAGCAGACACACCACCAGACGCCGACGAGACCGAGGCGACTACCGATCGAGCAGCTGTAGCGTCCGACGGGGAGCTCGCGGAGCGAGAGCGAGCCCTGAGAAATCGCGACGAGCCCTACGCCCGCGCGACCGTCGTCCGCCGCGAACCGCCGGTTTCCGCCAACGTCGGCGATCGGGCGCTCGTCACGGCCGACGGCGACCTCCACGGGTGGATCGGCGGTGCAGCCTGCGCCCAGTCGCGGGTCGTCAGCGAGGCCCAGTCGGCCATCGCGAACGACGAACCACAGTTGATCGGCCTCGCACCCGATCCCGACGACGTCGATCGGCCCGGACTCGCGGCCTTTCCGATGCTGTGTCACAGCGAGGGAACGCTCGAAATATTCGTCGAACCGGTGATTCCGGCGACGCGACTCCTCGTCGTGGGTGGGTCGCCGATCGCCCGCTCGCTCGTCAGGCTGGCGACCGAACTCGACGTCGACGTGACGATCGTCGATCCCGAGGCGGCGGACGCGGATCTCCCGGACGGGACGAGCGTCCTCTCCACGCTCGAACCCGACGAGATCGCCGAGGCGGTCGGTGCGGGCCCGTTCGTCGTCGTGGCCTCGATGGGAGAGTTCGACGCTCGTGGCGTCGCTGCCGGCGTGCTCTCGGATGCACCGTACGTCGGACTCGTCGCGAGTGACGCCCGCGCGACCGAGGTCGTCGACCGGGCTGCCGGCCTCCTGGATCGCGATCCGGCGGCGGTTCGAGACGCGATCACGAATCCGGCGGGCGTCGACATCGCGGCCAGGTCCGCGGCCGAGATCGCGACGAGCCTGCTGGCCGAACTGGTCGACGTGCGGGCCGACACCGGGACGAGTACGGCGTCCGCGATCGACTCGAGCGCCGATACGGACGACGCCGAACGCGCCGGTTCCGACGACGAGGAGTCGGTCACCGAGGCGTCGGCGATCGATCCCGTCTGCGGGATGACGGTCGACCCTGACGACGCCCCGAGCGTCACCCACGAGGGGACGACGTACTACTTCTGTTGTCCCGGCTGTGCGGACTCCTTTCGAAACGAGCCCGACGAGTATCTAGAGGCGACCGAAGACGGACCGATGGAATCAGTATGACGGGCGATACGCCGGTGACGCCGGTCGACGCGCTGTCCGAATCGGAGATCAGGGAGCGCTTCGAGCGCCGGAACTACGTCGCGGACGACCGCGTGATCACGACCGTACAGCTCGCCCTCCAGCTCGGGCGACCGCTCCTCGTCGAGGGGCCGCCCGGCAGCGGAAAGACCGAACTCGGCAAGGTCCTCGCCGACGGGTTCGACACGGAGCTGATTCGGCTCCAGTGTTACGAGGGACTCACGGCCGAGAACGCGCTCTACGAGTGGAATTACACGAAACAGCTGCTCGCGGTGCAGTCGAACGAGGGAACGGTGGCCGGCAGATCCGCGAGGTCCGACGCCCCGCCGGACGACCCGGAAACCGGCCCCGGCTCCGACGCCGAAATCGACGGCCCGCCGTCCGTATTCGACGACGAGTACCTGCTCGAGCGACCGCTCTTGCGCGCGCTCACCGCCGGCGGCGACCGATCGCCGGTCCTGTTGATCGACGAAATCGACCGCGCAGACGAAGGGTTCGAGGCCTTCCTGCTCGAACTCCTCTCGGATTATCAGGTGTCGATTCCGGAACTGGGGACGATCAGCGCCGAGAACCCGCCGATCGTCGTCCTCACCTCGAATCGCACTCGCG
The nucleotide sequence above comes from Halosolutus halophilus. Encoded proteins:
- a CDS encoding XdhC family protein, with product MTADTPPDADETEATTDRAAVASDGELAERERALRNRDEPYARATVVRREPPVSANVGDRALVTADGDLHGWIGGAACAQSRVVSEAQSAIANDEPQLIGLAPDPDDVDRPGLAAFPMLCHSEGTLEIFVEPVIPATRLLVVGGSPIARSLVRLATELDVDVTIVDPEAADADLPDGTSVLSTLEPDEIAEAVGAGPFVVVASMGEFDARGVAAGVLSDAPYVGLVASDARATEVVDRAAGLLDRDPAAVRDAITNPAGVDIAARSAAEIATSLLAELVDVRADTGTSTASAIDSSADTDDAERAGSDDEESVTEASAIDPVCGMTVDPDDAPSVTHEGTTYYFCCPGCADSFRNEPDEYLEATEDGPMESV
- a CDS encoding AAA family ATPase — translated: MTGDTPVTPVDALSESEIRERFERRNYVADDRVITTVQLALQLGRPLLVEGPPGSGKTELGKVLADGFDTELIRLQCYEGLTAENALYEWNYTKQLLAVQSNEGTVAGRSARSDAPPDDPETGPGSDAEIDGPPSVFDDEYLLERPLLRALTAGGDRSPVLLIDEIDRADEGFEAFLLELLSDYQVSIPELGTISAENPPIVVLTSNRTRGLSDALKRRCLYLHVEPPSFETEYEIVSRKVPELDAAIAAEVCAVVERLREESFLKRPGVAETLDWARAIAALRSEGEAESLSTAEIERTIGCLLKEVEDVTRVDTALLEQLHAAAAAADERVEPADT